CAAAGTAAGTGGACAAGCCCCTTGGGCCAATTAATTAGAAATTAAAATGGCAAAATTGACGAAAAATCAAAAGCTAGCTGCAGAGAAGTATGACAAAACTCAGAAGTATTCTCTAACAGATGCTTCTAAGCTAGTGAAGGAAATTACTACAACTAAATTCGATGCATCAGTTGATCTCGATATTAGGTTAGGAGTCGATCCAAGAAAGGCTGACCAAATGGTAAGAGGAGTCGTAGCGCTTCCTCATGGAACTGGTAAAGAGGTGAGAGTATTGGTACTTTGTACTCCTGATAAAGAGGAGGAAGCAAAAGCTGCCGGTGCGGATCACGTAGGTTTGGATGATTATATCAAGAAAATCGAAGGTGGTTGGACTGATATAGACGTGATTATCACTATGCCGACTGTAATGGCCAAAGTAGGTCGTATCGGTCGCGTACTAGGACCAAGAGGACTCATGCCAAATCCTAAGTCTGGAACGGTTACTCTTGATGTCGCCAAGGCGGTTCAAGAAGTGAAGTCTGGTAAAATCGATTTCAAAGTAGATAAATTTGGTATTGTTCACGCAAGTATTGGAAAAGTATCCTTTACTCCTGAGCAAATCAAAGAAAATGCGATGGAATTGATTAGCACTGTGTCAAAATTGAAGCCTGCAAGTGCCAAAGGTACTTACATGAAAGGTATTAGCTTGTCTAGTACTATGAGCCCAGGCATTTCAGTTGACAGTGGTTCGATTGCTGGATTGTAAATGATCTTTAAATAATTCTCTACCTGCAGAGGTAAGATTTAAAAGAAATAAAATGACAAGAGAAGAAAAGGCCAAGGTGATCGAAGA
This is a stretch of genomic DNA from Reichenbachiella ulvae. It encodes these proteins:
- the rplA gene encoding 50S ribosomal protein L1; the encoded protein is MAKLTKNQKLAAEKYDKTQKYSLTDASKLVKEITTTKFDASVDLDIRLGVDPRKADQMVRGVVALPHGTGKEVRVLVLCTPDKEEEAKAAGADHVGLDDYIKKIEGGWTDIDVIITMPTVMAKVGRIGRVLGPRGLMPNPKSGTVTLDVAKAVQEVKSGKIDFKVDKFGIVHASIGKVSFTPEQIKENAMELISTVSKLKPASAKGTYMKGISLSSTMSPGISVDSGSIAGL